TGATCATTATTCACAGATACCATCGAGTTGGCCCCGAATAAAGTCCAGTGAACCTTATTCTGCATCACTAGATCAATGGCGGGTACACCCGCCCCAACTCTGGTGCTTGATAAATGATAACGTACTACTATTGTAGCAAACTTGGAATGGAGCGACTGCCTTAACTCTTACGACTTGCTTGTAATTGACATTGATGTAGTTGATGAAAAAATCTGTCACAGCCTTGTAGATAGAAGAATGCATAACAGTGTACCGGTGAATTGTACTAATTTTTGTCCCACCGTTCCCTTTGCTATCTATGGATAATAAGGCCTTGTTTTTCCGATCCAATGGTACTTGTTTGTCGGCAATTGTAATACCGGTTACCCCAATGAAGTACTCAGATGATGGCTCACCTGCGAATGAGGTGGCCGCAGTACTTACAGGGTTGATTAACAAAGGTGTGAAGCCAAGATACTCCGAAGATAATTCCGCGCTAGGGAGGAGCTTGTAAGGTCCATCCCCAAAAAACATGACACCCTTTCCACTACTTAAGCAGATTGCAAATTTTCTAGCCAAACCAAAAGCTGAGAAAAACTGAGAGGGAAGAGAGATTTTAGTCCTCCCTAACCCAGCAATCCCATGGACTCCTTTTGCAAGGCCTTTTACTAACGAGGTGGGCCCGCAAGTGAAGAGAAAGTTTGGCACAGAAACGACACGACCTGGGTTTGTCCCATCGGTGGAGGAGAGTCTGACCACATCAGAGGCGACCTCGCCTCCAGTGGCGGTGTTAGTGAAGGGATTTTCAGGAAAGAGGCCGCATGTGTTGTTGTTGCACCCGGGTTTAGGGGGTGAGTTGCACGTGCCACATGACTGTGAGTTGGCCAGTGAACATTCAGCAGAATTGCAAATAGCAGGTCGGTACGTGGAGGAGACGTACTTTCGGTCGCAGTTAACCCACTGGGATTGGCCGCCAAGGTGGAGGGTCAAAGGAACAGAGACTGACGGAGTTCTTTCATTCAGTTTTATTGTGTATTGAAATGTAGAGGGGTCTCGTAGGATAGGAAGAACTAAAGCTTTTGGCCGGAACGAGGGGGCGGCGGAGGTgagggagaggagagaaaatATGAGGAGGTGGTGGTAGGAGAAACAAGCCATGGTAGTTCTTAAGTATAGGATAAgagaaactaattacatgtttataTACAACTATTTCACAAATCACAAGTGAATTGTGTAAGTGGATATAAAGAAAGACGTGTGGAAGGAACTTAAATAAGTTGTCCCACAATTTCTAATTTTCTACTAGCTACTTTTTTTTCCCCTTGTAAAtcacaaattaaaataaaaattactaatattatattCTGTATAATTAAAAaagcacaaattcttatttacaagggttgtacaataaatattgtacaccggagtaaaagttaactcaaaatgcgtaaaagttaagcttatatatgtaaaagctatctattttttagtgataaattttttcattttaataaaacttagtttttcaaaatcactaataatgtataaaattaatcattgaatgtttatctatcaacttttttttactaatataaaagttaatcaaaactaagttaaagttacaaaaaaatgggtaaaagttatcttggtgtacaataaatttattgtacaccttgtgcgcgcaagaccttttgttaaaAAAGTGACGTTAATTTATAATCTAAGTGGGGGGTAGTGGaagtttttaatgttttttttttcccaagGAGTACAGATGTAAGTGGGCCTTTAGTTAAGTGAGCAATTGATATGGTATTAATgaaaatttccatttttagaaacgttTCAAATAATCCGGAACGGATTTATAAGGAAAACGTTTCAAGTATTCCGGAACGAAAAGAGTAATATATCTTatgtaaaataataatttattaatttataatattattacacacttttatataagacggtttcacacaaaagaccacattggtgtcatataagttaagcattGGAACAAAtaagttaagcattgaaacaaattatttaatcaataaaactaattaattaagtactaaaactaattaattaagcaataaaattaattagttaaacaattaaaGTAGTGATAAAACGATCTTATACAAAAGTTACTGtaatatctatctatctatatatattatactaaaagagaggaaatcaatgtggtgatgacaagtgtcactcattgatttgcctctctttt
This genomic stretch from Spinacia oleracea cultivar Varoflay chromosome 3, BTI_SOV_V1, whole genome shotgun sequence harbors:
- the LOC130470726 gene encoding LOW QUALITY PROTEIN: probable aspartic proteinase GIP2 (The sequence of the model RefSeq protein was modified relative to this genomic sequence to represent the inferred CDS: deleted 1 base in 1 codon); the encoded protein is MACFSYHHLLIFSLLSLTSAAPSFRPKALVLPILRDPSTFQYTIKLNERTPSVSVPLTLHLGGQSQWVNCDRKYVSSTYRPAICNSAECSLANSQSCGTCNSPPKPGCNNNTCGLFPENPFTNTATGGEVASDVVRLSSTDGTNPGRVVSVPNFLFTCGPTSLVKGLAKGVHGIAGLGRTKISLPSQFFSAFGLARKFAICLSSGKGVMFFGDGPYKLLPSAELSSEYLGFTPLLINPVSTAATSFAGEPSSEYFIGVTGITIADKQVPLDRKNKALLSIDSKGNGGTKISTIHRYTVMHSSIYKAVTDFFINYINVNYKQVVRVKAVAPFQVCYNSSTLHLSSTRVGAGVPAIDLVMQNKVHWTLFGANSMVSVNNDQVLCLGFVDGGANARTAIVLGGYQLEDTLLQFDLDGSKVGFSSSLLFQRTTCANFNFTSTA